A region of Streptomyces sp. NBC_01788 DNA encodes the following proteins:
- a CDS encoding NAD-glutamate dehydrogenase, protein MQTKLDEAKAELLERAARVAENSPLGGHAPTGSTGEGMPDRESVLAFLQRFYLHTAPEDLADRDPVDIFGTAYSHYRLAESRPQGTANVRVHTPTVEENGWTCSHSVVEVVTDDMPFLVDSVTNELTRQGRGIHVVIHPQFVVRRDVAGKLIEVLPTAAPGEELPHDAHTESWIHVETDRETDRADLKQITADLLRVLSDVREAVEDWEKMRQAATSLAEDLPGEPAPGDLRTQEVEEARELLRWLSDDHFTFLGYREYRLRDDDSLAAVPGTGLGILRADPPHAGDDSHPVSPSFERLPADARAKAREHKLLVLTKANSRATVHRPSYLDYVGVKKFNDKGEVVGERRFLGLFSSAAYTESVRRVPVIRRKVEEVLELAGFSPNSHDGRDLLQILETYPRDELFQTPAAELQAIATSVLYLQERRRLRLYLRQDEYGRYYSALVYLPRDRYTTGVRLRIIDILKEELGGTSVDFTAWNTESVLSRLHFVVRVPQGTELPELSDGDKERIEARLVEAARSWTDAFSEALTAEIGEERAAELLRRYSGAFTEGYKADHTPRAAVADLCNLEQLGEDKSFALSLYEPVGAAPEERRFKIYQKGGSVSLSAVLPVLSRLGVEVTDERPYELRCADRTTAWVYDFGLRMPKESAGIGDHLGDDARERFQDAFAAAWTGKAEVDGFNALVLGAGLTWRQAMVLRAYAKYLRQAGSTFSQDYMEDTLRNNVHTTRLLVSLFEARMSPERQRAGHELVDALLEEVDAALDQVASLDEDRILRSFLTVIKATLRTSFFQEAQGGGPHEYVAMKFDPRAIPDLPAPRPAYEIWVYSPRVEGVHLRFGKVARGGLRWSDRREDFRTEILGLVKAQMVKNTVIVPVGAKGGFVAKQLPDPSVDRDAWMAEGIASYKTFISALLDITDNMVAGEVVPPQDVVRHDGDDTYLVVAADKGTARFSDIANEVAQSYDFWLGDAFASGGSAGYDHKGMGITARGAWESVKRHFRELGVDTQSQDFTVVGIGDMSGDVFGNGMLLSEHIRLVAAFDHRHIFIDPEPDAAVSYAERRRLFELPRSSWEDYNAELISAGGGVFPRTAKSIPVNAHIREALGIEAGVTKLTPADLMRAILKAPVDLLWNGGIGTYVKASTESHADVGDKANDAIRVDGRDLRVQVVGEGGNLGFTQLGRIECAMQGARINTDAIDNSAGVDTSDHEVNIKVLLNGLVAEGDMTVKQRNKLLAEMTDEVGALVLRTNYAQNTAIANALAQSKDMLNAQQRFMKHLVREGHLDRALEFLPTDRQIRERLAAGSGLTGPETAVLLAYTKITVAEELLHTSLPDDPYLRGLLHAYFPAPLREQFAERIDNHPLRREITTTVLVNDTVNTGGTTYLHRLREETGASLEEIVRAQTVARTIFRSAPVWDAVEALDNKVEADVQTRIRLHSRRLVERGTRWLLNNRPQPLELAETVEFFSERVGQVWAELPKLLKGADLEWYQQVYDELSGVGVPDELATRVAGFSSAFPALDIVSVADRMDKDPMDVAEVYYDLADRLHITQLMDRIIELPRADRWQSMARAAIREDLYAAHAALTADVLAAGNGTATPEQRFKVWEQKNGALLSRARSTLEEIRGSDAFDLANLSVAMRTMRTLLRTHS, encoded by the coding sequence ATGCAGACCAAGCTGGACGAAGCCAAGGCCGAGCTGCTCGAGAGGGCCGCCCGGGTAGCTGAGAACAGTCCGCTCGGGGGACACGCCCCGACCGGGTCGACGGGCGAGGGCATGCCGGACCGGGAGTCCGTGCTCGCGTTCCTCCAGCGCTTCTACCTGCACACCGCCCCCGAGGACCTCGCCGACCGCGACCCGGTCGACATCTTCGGCACCGCCTACTCCCACTACCGTCTGGCCGAGAGCCGCCCGCAGGGCACGGCCAACGTCCGGGTCCACACCCCGACCGTCGAGGAGAACGGCTGGACGTGCAGCCACTCCGTCGTCGAGGTCGTCACCGACGACATGCCCTTCCTCGTGGACTCCGTGACGAACGAGCTGACCCGCCAGGGCCGTGGCATCCACGTGGTGATCCACCCGCAGTTCGTGGTGCGCCGTGACGTCGCCGGCAAGCTCATCGAGGTGCTGCCCACCGCGGCGCCCGGCGAGGAGCTGCCGCACGACGCGCACACCGAGTCCTGGATCCACGTCGAGACCGACCGCGAGACCGACCGCGCCGACCTCAAGCAGATCACCGCCGACCTGCTGCGCGTGCTGTCCGACGTCCGCGAGGCCGTCGAGGACTGGGAGAAGATGCGCCAGGCGGCGACCAGCCTCGCCGAGGACCTGCCCGGCGAGCCGGCCCCCGGCGACCTGCGCACGCAGGAGGTCGAGGAGGCCCGCGAGCTGCTGCGCTGGCTGTCCGACGACCACTTCACCTTCCTCGGCTACCGCGAGTACCGGCTGCGCGACGACGACTCCCTGGCCGCCGTCCCCGGCACCGGTCTCGGCATACTGCGCGCGGACCCGCCGCACGCCGGCGACGACAGCCACCCGGTCAGCCCGTCCTTCGAGCGGCTGCCCGCCGACGCCCGCGCCAAGGCGCGCGAGCACAAGCTGCTGGTGCTGACCAAGGCCAACAGCCGGGCCACCGTCCACCGGCCGTCCTACCTGGACTACGTGGGCGTCAAGAAGTTCAACGACAAGGGCGAGGTCGTCGGCGAGCGCCGCTTCCTCGGCCTGTTCTCGTCCGCCGCCTACACCGAGTCCGTGCGCCGGGTCCCCGTCATCCGCCGCAAGGTCGAGGAGGTCCTGGAGCTCGCCGGCTTCTCGCCCAACAGCCACGACGGGCGCGACCTGCTGCAGATCCTCGAGACCTACCCGCGCGACGAGCTCTTCCAGACCCCGGCCGCCGAGCTCCAGGCGATCGCCACCTCCGTGCTGTACCTCCAGGAGCGCCGCCGGCTGCGCCTGTACCTGCGCCAGGACGAGTACGGCCGCTACTACTCGGCCCTCGTGTACCTCCCGCGTGACCGCTACACCACCGGTGTCCGCCTGCGGATCATCGACATCCTGAAGGAGGAGCTGGGCGGCACCAGCGTCGACTTCACGGCCTGGAACACCGAGTCGGTGCTCTCCCGGCTGCACTTCGTCGTCCGGGTGCCGCAGGGCACCGAGCTGCCGGAGCTGTCCGACGGCGACAAGGAGCGCATCGAGGCCCGCCTGGTCGAGGCCGCCCGCTCCTGGACGGACGCCTTCTCCGAGGCGCTGACGGCCGAAATCGGCGAGGAGCGCGCCGCTGAGCTGCTGCGCCGCTACTCGGGCGCCTTCACCGAGGGCTACAAGGCCGACCACACCCCGCGCGCCGCGGTCGCCGACCTGTGCAACCTAGAGCAGCTGGGCGAGGACAAGAGCTTCGCGTTGAGCCTGTACGAGCCGGTGGGCGCCGCCCCCGAGGAGCGCCGGTTCAAGATCTACCAGAAGGGCGGCTCGGTCTCCCTGTCCGCCGTGCTGCCGGTGCTCAGCCGGCTCGGCGTCGAGGTCACCGACGAGCGGCCGTACGAACTGCGCTGCGCGGACCGTACGACGGCGTGGGTGTACGACTTCGGTCTGCGGATGCCGAAGGAGTCCGCCGGTATCGGCGACCACCTCGGCGACGACGCCCGCGAGCGCTTCCAGGACGCCTTCGCCGCCGCCTGGACGGGCAAGGCGGAGGTCGACGGGTTCAACGCCCTGGTGCTGGGCGCCGGGCTGACCTGGCGTCAGGCGATGGTGCTGCGCGCCTACGCCAAGTACCTCCGCCAGGCGGGCTCGACCTTCAGCCAGGACTACATGGAGGACACCCTCCGCAACAACGTCCACACCACCCGGCTGCTGGTCTCCCTGTTCGAGGCGCGGATGTCGCCGGAGCGCCAGCGCGCCGGGCACGAACTCGTGGACGCGCTGCTGGAAGAGGTCGACGCGGCCCTCGACCAGGTGGCGTCCCTCGACGAGGACCGGATCCTGCGGTCCTTCCTCACCGTCATCAAGGCGACCCTGCGCACCAGCTTCTTCCAGGAGGCGCAGGGCGGCGGGCCGCACGAGTACGTGGCCATGAAGTTCGACCCGCGGGCCATCCCGGACCTGCCGGCGCCGCGCCCGGCGTACGAGATCTGGGTGTACTCGCCGCGGGTGGAGGGCGTGCACCTGCGCTTCGGCAAGGTCGCCCGCGGTGGCCTGCGCTGGTCCGACCGGCGCGAGGACTTCCGTACCGAGATCCTCGGCCTGGTCAAGGCGCAGATGGTGAAGAACACCGTCATCGTGCCGGTCGGCGCCAAGGGCGGGTTCGTCGCCAAGCAGCTGCCCGACCCCAGCGTGGACCGGGACGCGTGGATGGCGGAGGGCATCGCCAGCTACAAGACCTTCATCTCGGCGCTGCTCGACATCACCGACAACATGGTCGCCGGCGAGGTCGTGCCCCCGCAGGACGTCGTGCGGCACGACGGTGACGACACCTACCTGGTGGTCGCCGCCGACAAGGGCACGGCACGGTTCTCGGACATCGCCAACGAGGTCGCCCAGTCGTACGACTTCTGGCTCGGCGACGCCTTCGCCTCCGGCGGCTCGGCGGGCTACGACCACAAGGGCATGGGCATCACCGCCCGCGGCGCCTGGGAGTCGGTCAAGCGGCACTTCCGTGAGCTGGGCGTGGACACCCAGTCCCAGGACTTCACGGTCGTCGGCATCGGCGACATGTCCGGTGACGTGTTCGGCAACGGCATGCTGCTGAGCGAGCACATCCGCCTGGTCGCCGCCTTCGACCACCGGCACATCTTCATCGACCCCGAGCCGGACGCGGCCGTCTCCTACGCCGAGCGCCGCCGCCTGTTCGAGCTGCCGCGCTCCTCGTGGGAGGACTACAACGCCGAGCTGATCTCGGCCGGCGGCGGGGTGTTCCCGCGTACGGCCAAGTCGATCCCGGTCAACGCGCACATCCGCGAGGCCCTCGGCATCGAGGCCGGTGTCACCAAGCTGACCCCGGCCGACCTGATGCGGGCGATCCTCAAGGCCCCGGTGGACCTGCTGTGGAACGGCGGCATCGGCACGTACGTCAAGGCGTCCACCGAGTCCCACGCCGACGTCGGTGACAAGGCCAACGACGCCATCCGCGTCGACGGCCGCGACCTGCGGGTCCAGGTCGTCGGCGAGGGCGGCAACCTGGGCTTCACCCAGCTCGGCCGGATCGAGTGCGCGATGCAGGGCGCCCGGATCAACACCGACGCCATCGACAACAGCGCCGGTGTGGACACCTCCGACCACGAGGTGAACATCAAGGTCCTGCTGAACGGCCTGGTCGCGGAAGGCGACATGACGGTCAAGCAGCGCAACAAGCTGCTCGCCGAGATGACCGACGAGGTCGGCGCCCTGGTGCTGCGCACCAACTACGCGCAGAACACGGCGATCGCCAACGCGCTCGCCCAGTCCAAGGACATGCTCAACGCCCAGCAGCGCTTCATGAAGCACCTGGTGCGCGAGGGCCACCTGGACCGGGCGCTGGAGTTCCTGCCCACCGACCGGCAGATCCGTGAGCGGCTGGCCGCGGGGAGCGGCCTGACCGGTCCGGAGACGGCCGTCCTGCTGGCGTACACGAAGATCACGGTCGCCGAGGAGCTGCTGCACACCTCGCTGCCGGACGACCCGTACCTGCGCGGCCTGCTGCACGCCTACTTCCCGGCCCCGCTGCGCGAGCAGTTCGCCGAGCGGATCGACAACCACCCGCTGCGCCGTGAGATCACGACGACCGTCCTGGTCAACGACACGGTCAACACGGGCGGTACGACCTATCTGCACCGCCTGCGGGAGGAGACCGGCGCGTCGCTGGAGGAGATCGTCAGGGCGCAGACGGTGGCCCGCACGATCTTCCGCTCGGCTCCGGTGTGGGACGCGGTCGAGGCGCTGGACAACAAGGTCGAGGCCGATGTCCAGACCCGTATCCGCCTGCACTCGCGCCGACTGGTCGAGCGCGGCACGCGCTGGCTGTTGAACAACCGGCCGCAGCCGCTGGAGCTCGCCGAGACCGTCGAGTTCTTCTCCGAGCGGGTCGGGCAGGTGTGGGCGGAGCTGCCCAAGCTGCTCAAGGGCGCGGACCTGGAGTGGTACCAGCAGGTCTACGACGAGCTGTCCGGCGTCGGCGTCCCGGACGAGCTGGCCACGCGCGTGGCCGGGTTCTCCTCCGCCTTCCCGGCGCTCGACATCGTCTCGGTGGCCGACCGCATGGACAAGGACCCGATGGATGTCGCCGAGGTGTACTACGACCTCGCCGACCGCCTGCACATCACCCAGCTGATGGACCGCATCATCGAGCTGCCGCGTGCCGACCGGTGGCAGTCCATGGCCCGTGCGGCGATCCGTGAGGACCTGTACGCGGCGCACGCGGCACTGACCGCGGACGTGCTGGCCGCGGGCAACGGCACCGCCACGCCGGAGCAGCGCTTCAAGGTGTGGGAGCAGAAGAACGGGGCGCTCCTGTCCCGGGCGCGTTCCACCCTCGAGGAGATCCGCGGCTCGGACGCGTTCGACCTGGCCAACCTGTCGGTGGCGATGCGGACGATGCGCACGCTGCTGCGCACGCACTCGTAA
- a CDS encoding HAD family hydrolase — translation MGKQSGAHIVWDWNGTLFHDNDAVIGATNAAFAELGMEPITLEQYRALYCVPIPKFYERLLGRLPTEAEWDAMDGVFHRYYSEHRTACALTEGVVDLLTGWTSAGHSQSILSMYGHEDLVPLVRGFGIEAHFLRVDGRTGRSGGSKAEHMVRHLGALSETVHPARTVVIGDAADDAVAARRVGARAVLYTGGSHSRASLEEVGVPVVDTLREAVAEAQRLAD, via the coding sequence ATGGGGAAACAGTCAGGGGCGCACATCGTCTGGGACTGGAACGGCACGCTGTTCCACGACAACGACGCGGTCATAGGCGCGACGAACGCGGCTTTCGCCGAGCTGGGCATGGAGCCGATCACACTGGAGCAGTACCGCGCGCTGTACTGCGTGCCGATCCCGAAGTTCTACGAGCGGCTGCTGGGCCGGCTGCCCACCGAGGCCGAGTGGGACGCGATGGACGGCGTCTTCCACCGGTACTACTCCGAGCACCGCACCGCATGCGCCCTGACCGAGGGCGTCGTGGACCTGCTCACCGGATGGACGTCGGCCGGGCACAGCCAGTCGATCCTCAGCATGTACGGGCACGAGGACCTCGTCCCGCTGGTCCGGGGCTTCGGGATCGAGGCGCACTTCCTCCGGGTGGACGGGAGAACGGGGAGATCCGGCGGCAGCAAGGCCGAGCACATGGTGCGGCACCTGGGCGCGCTGTCCGAGACGGTGCACCCCGCGCGCACGGTGGTGATCGGGGACGCGGCGGACGACGCGGTGGCCGCGCGGCGCGTCGGGGCGCGGGCGGTGCTCTACACCGGCGGCTCGCACAGCCGGGCCAGCCTGGAGGAGGTCGGCGTGCCGGTGGTGGACACCCTGCGGGAGGCGGTCGCGGAGGCGCAGCGGCTGGCCGACTGA
- a CDS encoding DUF6912 family protein, with the protein MRVYVPLTLSGLAEAHKTGELGTEALTAYAVTPALREWCLSDDIEELEYAALNRAALASLRLLALDPGAPRRRVVVAVDVPDGAATADPDRGLDPAALGEVRVAGPVRLAKAAAVHVDGGDAEADVTAAAGALGAADADDDDAQFVVDGAEDHELLWYATQEIPNLVGLGG; encoded by the coding sequence ATGCGTGTCTACGTCCCCCTGACCCTCTCGGGCCTCGCCGAGGCGCACAAGACGGGGGAGCTGGGGACAGAGGCGCTCACCGCGTACGCCGTGACGCCCGCGCTGCGCGAGTGGTGCCTCTCCGACGACATCGAGGAGCTGGAGTACGCCGCGCTGAACCGGGCCGCGCTCGCCTCGTTGCGACTGCTGGCACTGGACCCGGGCGCCCCGCGGCGCCGCGTGGTGGTCGCCGTGGACGTGCCCGACGGCGCGGCGACGGCCGACCCCGACCGCGGGCTCGACCCGGCCGCGCTCGGCGAGGTCCGGGTGGCCGGCCCGGTGCGGCTGGCCAAGGCGGCCGCCGTGCACGTCGACGGCGGTGACGCGGAGGCGGACGTGACCGCCGCGGCCGGGGCCCTGGGGGCGGCGGACGCGGACGACGACGACGCCCAGTTCGTCGTGGACGGCGCCGAGGACCACGAACTGCTCTGGTACGCCACGCAGGAGATCCCGAACCTGGTGGGGCTCGGCGGCTGA
- a CDS encoding Rv3235 family protein, with protein sequence MPGADADAALAAGAAGAAGIRARGAARAAGVRVGETALAAGIGADGPAPAEAGAPGAARAVSLPMATDLFADRLLAVLSGQRPVHWMLRHTAGRAYDELAWLAERGTLRTRGARPVVRDIGYYEPRPGAVEAFARIGAGDQLRAMAFRLEQGRDRRWRCTAVELGGPRMPRTRDDLP encoded by the coding sequence GTGCCCGGCGCCGACGCGGACGCGGCCCTTGCCGCGGGTGCCGCAGGCGCGGCGGGCATCCGCGCACGTGGAGCAGCCCGCGCGGCAGGCGTCCGCGTCGGTGAGACCGCCCTCGCGGCGGGGATCGGCGCCGACGGACCCGCCCCGGCGGAGGCCGGGGCTCCCGGTGCCGCGCGGGCCGTTTCGCTGCCCATGGCCACCGATCTGTTCGCCGATCGGCTGCTCGCCGTGCTCAGCGGGCAGCGGCCCGTGCACTGGATGCTGCGGCACACCGCGGGCCGCGCCTACGACGAGCTCGCGTGGCTCGCCGAGCGCGGCACGCTGCGCACCCGCGGCGCCCGCCCCGTCGTGCGCGACATCGGCTACTACGAGCCCCGCCCGGGCGCCGTGGAGGCCTTCGCCCGCATCGGCGCGGGCGACCAGTTGCGCGCGATGGCGTTCCGCCTGGAACAGGGCCGCGACCGGCGCTGGCGCTGCACCGCAGTGGAACTGGGCGGCCCTCGCATGCCTCGCACGAGGGACGACCTGCCCTGA
- the secA gene encoding preprotein translocase subunit SecA produces MSVLSKIMRAGEGKILRKLHRIAGQVNSIEEDFVALSDADLRALTDEYKQRYADGESLDDLLPEAFATVREAAKRVLGQRHYDVQLMGGAALHLGYVAEMKTGEGKTLVGTLPAYLNAISGDGVHIITVNDYLAERDSEMMGRVHRFLGLSVGCILANMTPAQRREQYGCDITYGTNNEFGFDYLRDNMAWSQDELVQRGHNFAIVDEVDSILVDEARTPLIISGPADQATKWYGDFAKLVTRLKKGEAGNPLKGVEETGDYDVDEKKRTVAIHEAGVSKVEDWLGIDNLYESVNTPLVGYLNNAIKAKELFKKDKDYVVIDGEVMIVDEHTGRILAGRRYNEGMHQAIEAKEGVDIKDENQTLATITLQNFFRLYGKLSGMTGTAMTEAAEFHQIYKLGVVPIPTNKPMVRKDQADLIYRTEVAKFEAVVDDIAEKHEKGQPILVGTTSVEKSEYLSQQLSKRGVQHEVLNAKHHEREASIVAQAGRRGAVTVATNMAGRGTDIKLGGNPEDLAEAELRQRGLDPEEHIEEWAGALPEALQRAEAAVKAEKDEVERLGGLYVLGTERHESRRIDNQLRGRSGRQGDPGESRFYLSLGDDLMRLFKAQMVERVMSMANVPDDVPIENKMVTRAIASAQSQVEQQNFETRKNVLKYDEVLNRQREVIYGERRRVLEGEDLQEQVLHFMSDTIDAYVGAETAEGFPEDWDLDRLWGAFKQLYPVKITIEELEEAAGDRAGLTAEFISESIEDDVREQYEAREAQLGSEIMRELERRVVLSVLDRKWREHLYEMDYLQEGIGLRAMAQKDPLVEYQREGFDMFTAMMEGIKEESVGYLFNLEVQVEQQVEEVPVEDTKPVADLEKHDAVPAQAGARPEIRAKGLDAPQRRDLHFSAPTVDGEGGIVEGEFSTDGEPVRSEADGLTRAERRKQAKAGRRRKK; encoded by the coding sequence GTGTCCGTCCTCTCGAAGATCATGCGTGCAGGCGAAGGCAAGATCCTGCGCAAGCTGCACCGCATCGCGGGCCAGGTCAACTCCATCGAAGAGGACTTCGTCGCCCTCTCCGACGCCGATCTGCGTGCCCTCACCGATGAGTACAAGCAGCGGTACGCGGACGGCGAGAGCCTGGACGACCTGCTCCCCGAGGCGTTCGCCACGGTGCGCGAGGCGGCCAAGCGTGTCCTCGGCCAGCGGCACTACGACGTCCAGCTGATGGGCGGCGCCGCCCTGCATCTGGGTTATGTCGCCGAGATGAAGACCGGCGAGGGCAAGACCCTGGTCGGCACCCTGCCCGCCTACCTGAACGCGATCTCGGGCGACGGCGTGCACATCATCACGGTCAACGACTACCTGGCCGAGCGCGACTCGGAGATGATGGGCCGCGTCCACAGGTTCCTGGGTCTGTCCGTCGGCTGCATCCTCGCGAACATGACGCCGGCCCAGCGCCGCGAGCAGTACGGCTGCGACATCACCTACGGCACGAACAACGAGTTCGGCTTCGACTACCTCCGCGACAACATGGCGTGGTCCCAGGACGAGCTCGTCCAGCGCGGCCACAACTTCGCGATCGTCGACGAGGTCGACTCCATCCTCGTCGACGAGGCCCGTACGCCGCTGATCATCTCCGGCCCGGCCGACCAGGCCACCAAGTGGTACGGCGACTTCGCCAAGCTGGTCACCCGCCTGAAGAAGGGCGAGGCGGGCAACCCGCTCAAGGGCGTCGAGGAGACCGGTGACTACGACGTCGACGAGAAGAAGCGCACGGTCGCCATCCACGAGGCCGGTGTCTCCAAGGTCGAGGATTGGCTGGGCATCGACAACCTCTACGAGTCGGTGAACACCCCGCTCGTGGGCTACCTGAACAACGCCATCAAGGCCAAGGAGCTCTTCAAGAAAGACAAGGACTACGTCGTCATCGACGGCGAGGTCATGATCGTCGACGAGCACACCGGCCGTATCCTCGCCGGCCGCCGCTACAACGAGGGCATGCACCAGGCGATCGAGGCGAAGGAGGGGGTGGACATCAAGGACGAGAACCAGACGCTCGCCACGATCACCCTGCAGAACTTCTTCCGCCTCTACGGCAAGCTCTCCGGCATGACCGGTACGGCGATGACCGAGGCCGCCGAGTTCCACCAGATCTACAAGCTCGGCGTGGTCCCGATCCCGACCAACAAGCCGATGGTCCGCAAGGACCAGGCGGACCTGATCTACCGCACCGAGGTCGCCAAGTTCGAGGCGGTCGTCGACGACATCGCCGAGAAGCACGAGAAGGGCCAGCCGATCCTGGTCGGCACCACCTCGGTGGAGAAGTCGGAGTACCTCTCGCAGCAGCTCAGTAAGCGCGGCGTCCAGCACGAGGTGCTCAACGCCAAGCACCACGAGCGCGAGGCGTCGATCGTCGCCCAGGCCGGCCGCAGGGGCGCGGTGACCGTGGCGACGAACATGGCCGGCCGCGGTACGGACATCAAGCTCGGCGGCAACCCGGAGGACCTCGCCGAGGCGGAGCTGCGCCAGCGCGGCCTCGACCCCGAGGAGCACATCGAGGAGTGGGCGGGGGCCCTGCCGGAGGCGTTGCAGCGCGCCGAGGCGGCGGTCAAGGCCGAGAAGGACGAGGTCGAGCGGCTCGGCGGCCTGTACGTGCTCGGCACCGAGCGGCACGAGTCGCGTCGTATCGACAACCAGCTGCGCGGTCGTAGCGGCCGTCAGGGCGACCCGGGCGAGTCCCGCTTCTACCTCTCCCTGGGCGACGACCTGATGCGTCTGTTCAAGGCGCAGATGGTCGAGCGCGTGATGTCGATGGCGAACGTGCCGGACGACGTGCCGATCGAGAACAAGATGGTCACGCGCGCGATCGCGTCCGCCCAGTCGCAGGTCGAGCAGCAGAACTTCGAGACGCGCAAGAACGTTCTCAAGTACGACGAGGTGCTCAACCGGCAGCGCGAGGTCATCTACGGCGAGCGGCGCCGCGTCCTGGAGGGCGAGGACCTGCAGGAGCAGGTGCTCCACTTCATGAGCGACACCATCGACGCGTACGTCGGCGCGGAGACCGCCGAGGGCTTCCCGGAGGACTGGGATCTCGACCGGCTGTGGGGCGCCTTCAAGCAGCTCTACCCGGTGAAGATCACCATCGAGGAGCTGGAGGAGGCGGCCGGGGACCGCGCGGGTCTGACGGCGGAGTTCATCAGCGAGTCCATCGAGGACGACGTCCGCGAGCAGTACGAGGCCCGCGAGGCGCAGCTCGGCTCGGAGATCATGCGTGAGCTGGAGCGCCGGGTGGTGCTGTCGGTGCTGGACCGCAAGTGGCGCGAGCACCTCTACGAGATGGACTATCTCCAGGAGGGCATCGGCCTGCGCGCGATGGCGCAGAAGGACCCGCTGGTCGAGTACCAGCGCGAGGGCTTCGACATGTTCACCGCGATGATGGAGGGCATCAAGGAGGAGTCCGTCGGCTACCTGTTCAACCTGGAGGTCCAGGTCGAGCAGCAGGTCGAGGAGGTGCCGGTCGAGGACACGAAGCCGGTGGCCGACCTGGAGAAGCACGACGCGGTTCCGGCGCAGGCCGGCGCGCGCCCGGAGATCCGGGCCAAGGGGCTGGACGCGCCGCAGCGGCGTGACCTGCACTTCTCGGCGCCGACCGTGGACGGCGAGGGCGGCATCGTCGAGGGTGAGTTCTCCACGGACGGCGAGCCCGTGCGCTCGGAGGCCGACGGCCTCACGCGTGCGGAGCGGCGCAAGCAGGCGAAGGCCGGGCGCCGCCGCAAGAAGTGA
- a CDS encoding GNAT family N-acetyltransferase, translated as MEPVTLTTDRLLLRTLLPGDSDAVYAAAQDPDIQRWLSQLPSPYLPEHARSFTEDMVPVGWANGSMFTFGLFLAGASGDLVGTLGMTMRSLGEAEIGYWATKEHRGNGYVTEASLAVARWAFTQLAVDRLEWRAEVGNHASRAVAERVGFTVEGILRSGLNNKGVRRDCWVGSLLPSDLSLPSAAPYLPAPA; from the coding sequence ATGGAACCCGTCACGCTCACCACGGACCGTCTGCTCCTGCGCACGCTCCTTCCCGGGGACTCCGACGCGGTGTACGCGGCCGCGCAGGACCCGGACATCCAGCGCTGGCTCTCCCAGCTCCCCTCGCCGTACCTGCCCGAGCACGCGCGGAGTTTCACCGAGGACATGGTCCCGGTGGGCTGGGCCAACGGTTCGATGTTCACCTTCGGCCTCTTCCTGGCCGGCGCCTCGGGAGACCTCGTGGGCACGCTCGGCATGACGATGCGGTCGCTGGGCGAGGCCGAGATCGGCTACTGGGCCACGAAGGAGCACCGCGGCAACGGCTACGTGACCGAGGCCTCCCTCGCCGTCGCCCGCTGGGCCTTCACCCAGCTCGCCGTGGACCGCCTGGAGTGGCGCGCCGAGGTCGGCAACCACGCCTCCCGCGCGGTCGCCGAACGGGTCGGCTTCACCGTGGAGGGCATCCTCCGCTCGGGGCTCAACAACAAGGGGGTACGACGGGACTGCTGGGTGGGCTCCCTGCTGCCGTCCGACCTGAGCCTGCCCTCGGCGGCGCCGTACCTGCCCGCGCCGGCCTAG